One window of Ralstonia pickettii DTP0602 genomic DNA carries:
- a CDS encoding Fis family transcriptional regulator (K03721: tyrR; transcriptional regulator of aroF, aroG, tyrA and aromatic amino acid transport): MSILLAWLGNTDLRASESPGSGERGPILGAVKAFAFEAVHLLSDHAAPATRAYVRWLGEQSNVVATAHQVKLTSPTSFEEIFKAAIAVIEEIRNASPSAPLTFHLSPGTPAMAAIWLLLAKTRYPARLIESSREQGVKEIRIPFELSAEFSPGADKNADEALTRLMQGLPPESPAFTAIIHRCAAMRRTVAMAHRLALRDVPVLIQGESGTGKELFARAIHQASVRSGKPFIAVNCGAIPQELVDAELFGHEKGAFTGATVARAGYFESTDGGTLFLDEIGELPLASQVRLLRVLQEREVTRVGATRAKPIDIRVIAATNRVLPEEIRAGRFREDLFHRLAVGVLLLPPLRQREGDLGLLIDSMLANINAEASTQPGFRHKKLDVGAKNLLIQHPWPGNVRELHNTLLRASIWATGDRITTQDVAESLAVTVVPEIESVLGRPLDQAISLPEIIGDVARHYLERAMAQTHGNKSEAARLLGLGSYQTLSNWLQKYGVG, translated from the coding sequence ATGTCGATTCTGCTGGCCTGGCTGGGCAATACAGACCTGCGCGCATCCGAGTCGCCTGGCTCCGGAGAGCGAGGGCCCATCCTCGGAGCAGTCAAGGCATTCGCCTTTGAGGCAGTTCATCTGTTGTCCGATCACGCCGCGCCTGCAACTCGAGCGTATGTGCGCTGGCTAGGCGAGCAGTCCAATGTGGTCGCTACCGCGCACCAGGTCAAGCTCACCAGCCCTACCAGTTTTGAGGAGATATTCAAGGCGGCCATCGCCGTGATCGAAGAAATTCGGAATGCTTCGCCTTCTGCTCCCCTGACGTTCCATCTCAGTCCGGGCACGCCGGCGATGGCCGCCATCTGGTTGTTGCTGGCTAAGACGCGTTACCCGGCTAGGTTGATCGAGTCATCGCGCGAGCAGGGTGTCAAGGAAATCCGTATCCCGTTTGAGCTGTCTGCAGAGTTCTCGCCTGGTGCTGACAAAAATGCCGACGAAGCGCTAACACGGCTGATGCAGGGCCTACCGCCAGAGTCGCCGGCCTTTACCGCGATCATTCATCGTTGTGCGGCAATGAGGCGCACCGTTGCCATGGCCCACCGGTTGGCTCTGCGAGATGTGCCGGTGCTGATCCAGGGTGAGTCCGGGACCGGAAAGGAGCTTTTTGCCCGCGCGATCCACCAAGCCAGTGTCCGAAGTGGCAAGCCGTTCATTGCGGTCAACTGCGGTGCCATACCCCAAGAACTGGTCGATGCAGAGCTCTTCGGTCATGAAAAAGGGGCGTTTACTGGCGCAACGGTCGCGCGAGCTGGCTACTTTGAATCCACTGACGGCGGCACCCTGTTTCTAGATGAAATCGGGGAGTTGCCCCTAGCCTCCCAAGTCCGTTTGCTTCGGGTCTTGCAGGAGCGAGAAGTCACACGTGTCGGCGCTACCCGAGCCAAGCCGATCGACATAAGGGTCATCGCCGCAACCAACCGCGTCCTGCCGGAGGAGATTCGGGCGGGCCGCTTCCGTGAAGACCTGTTCCACCGCCTGGCCGTGGGCGTTTTGCTGCTGCCACCGCTTCGGCAGCGAGAAGGCGACCTGGGTCTGTTGATTGACTCGATGCTGGCCAACATCAATGCGGAGGCATCAACTCAACCAGGCTTTAGGCATAAAAAACTTGATGTCGGTGCAAAAAATCTTCTGATTCAGCATCCTTGGCCCGGCAATGTGCGAGAGCTTCACAATACCTTGCTCCGCGCCAGTATCTGGGCGACTGGCGACCGGATCACGACTCAAGACGTCGCAGAGTCATTGGCGGTGACCGTCGTTCCCGAGATTGAGTCTGTTCTTGGGCGCCCTCTAGACCAAGCCATTTCTCTGCCAGAAATCATCGGAGACGTGGCACGCCACTACCTTGAGCGCGCGATGGCGCAGACCCATGGCAACAAGTCCGAGGCAGCCCGCCTGCTTGGCCTGGGCAGCTACCAAACTCTGAGCAATTGGCTGCAAAAATATGGGGTTGGCTAG
- a CDS encoding peptidase (K07387: K07387; putative metalloprotease [EC:3.4.24.-]) has translation MKRLTLSALACATLLAGCAGANVENLTQAGGSLFTAATLSDANVKTLSDQSCAEMDKKNTLAPADSTYTKRLATVMSGLGNTGLPLDAKVYMTKDINAWAMANGCVRVYSGLMDFLSDDEVRGVVGHEIGHVALGHTKAAMQVAYTAAAARGLLGSTSIASLTALSSSQIGDLAEKFVNAQFSQRQETAADDYSFDLLTKNGANRQALATAFRKMSTLDGGQSSMLSSHPGSQERAKHIEDRLARQR, from the coding sequence ATGAAGCGACTCACCCTCTCCGCCCTAGCCTGCGCCACCCTGCTTGCCGGCTGCGCCGGTGCCAACGTGGAAAACCTCACCCAGGCCGGCGGCAGCCTCTTCACCGCCGCTACCTTGTCGGACGCCAACGTCAAGACGCTGTCCGACCAGTCATGCGCGGAGATGGATAAGAAGAACACCCTCGCGCCTGCGGACAGCACCTACACCAAGCGCCTGGCCACGGTGATGAGCGGGCTTGGCAATACCGGCCTGCCGCTCGACGCCAAGGTGTACATGACCAAGGACATCAATGCCTGGGCGATGGCCAATGGCTGCGTGCGGGTCTACAGCGGGCTGATGGATTTTTTGAGCGACGATGAAGTGCGCGGCGTGGTGGGCCATGAGATCGGGCACGTGGCGCTCGGCCATACCAAGGCAGCGATGCAGGTGGCCTATACCGCGGCCGCTGCGCGCGGGTTGCTCGGGTCGACCAGCATCGCTTCGCTGACTGCGCTATCGTCGTCGCAGATTGGGGACCTGGCCGAAAAGTTCGTCAATGCGCAATTCTCACAGCGCCAGGAAACCGCGGCCGATGACTATTCGTTCGACCTGCTGACGAAGAACGGCGCCAACCGGCAGGCGCTGGCGACGGCGTTCCGCAAGATGTCGACGCTCGACGGCGGGCAGTCGAGCATGCTCAGTTCGCACCCGGGCTCGCAGGAGCGTGCCAAGCATATCGAGGACCGCCTGGCCAGGCAGCGCTGA
- a CDS encoding hypothetical protein (K01053: E3.1.1.17, gnl, RGN; gluconolactonase [EC:3.1.1.17]): MAHIPVPQKVGNLTFGGVAGNEWFIAASTSLYRLRLGQQVA; this comes from the coding sequence ATGGCGCATATCCCGGTGCCGCAAAAAGTGGGCAACCTTACCTTCGGTGGCGTCGCGGGCAATGAATGGTTCATCGCCGCCAGCACCTCGCTCTACCGCCTGCGGCTTGGCCAGCAAGTCGCCTGA
- a CDS encoding N-formylglutamate amidohydrolase (K01458: E3.5.1.68; N-formylglutamate deformylase [EC:3.5.1.68]): MSFSTDTPAFTLHRGTRPLLVSMPHVGTHLPASVSQRLTAEARTVPDTDWHLERLYDFARELGASVLAATHSRYVVDLNRPPDNANLYPGQDTTGLCPVDTFDKTPVYADGCNGPDDAEIVARRDAIWRPYHEALAAELARLKAEHGTIALWDAHSIRSVLPRFFEGRLPDFNLGTANGDSCDAMLANQLLEQAAAVPGHTAVLNGRFKGGYITRQYGKPQDGVHAVQLELSQCAYMSEVYPFAYDEARASALQPALRGMLATVLEFVESR, translated from the coding sequence ATGTCCTTCTCCACCGATACCCCCGCCTTCACCCTGCACCGTGGCACGCGCCCGCTGCTGGTATCGATGCCGCATGTCGGCACGCACCTGCCGGCATCCGTCTCGCAACGGCTGACCGCCGAAGCTCGCACCGTGCCCGATACCGACTGGCACCTGGAACGTCTCTACGACTTTGCCCGCGAGCTGGGCGCATCGGTGCTGGCCGCCACGCACTCGCGCTACGTGGTCGACCTGAACCGGCCGCCCGATAACGCCAACCTGTATCCCGGCCAGGACACCACCGGCCTGTGCCCGGTCGATACCTTCGACAAGACGCCGGTGTACGCCGACGGCTGCAACGGCCCGGACGATGCGGAGATCGTCGCCCGCCGCGACGCGATCTGGCGCCCGTACCACGAGGCGCTGGCCGCGGAACTGGCCCGACTGAAAGCGGAACACGGCACCATCGCGCTGTGGGACGCGCATTCGATCCGCTCGGTGCTGCCGCGCTTCTTCGAAGGCAGGCTGCCGGACTTCAACCTCGGCACGGCCAACGGCGACAGCTGCGATGCCATGCTGGCGAACCAGTTGCTGGAGCAGGCCGCCGCGGTGCCGGGCCATACCGCGGTGCTGAACGGCCGCTTCAAGGGTGGCTACATTACGCGCCAGTATGGAAAGCCGCAGGACGGCGTGCACGCGGTGCAGCTCGAGCTGTCGCAGTGCGCGTATATGAGCGAGGTGTATCCGTTCGCCTATGACGAGGCGCGTGCCTCGGCACTGCAGCCGGCGTTGCGCGGCATGCTGGCGACGGTGCTGGAGTTCGTCGAGTCCCGCTGA
- a CDS encoding N-formimino-L-glutamate deiminase (K05603: hutF; formimidoylglutamate deiminase [EC:3.5.3.13]): MSATQLLAPYALLPSGWARDVLLAWDEQGRLTTVQPDATPAAGLPRAVGPVLPGMPNLHSHAFQRGFAGLTEYRSRPQGDDPAGADSFWSWRTLMYRFAQRLSPDTLEAIATQLYIEMLRAGYTSVCEFHYVHHDADGKPYADASEMSLRLLRAAQRTDIGMTLLPVLYQTAGFGGKPPLAEQRRFLHDTDAMLRLLERLAPVCAQSGARLGLAPHSLRAVPEGSLAHALAGLKAIDPQAPIHIHIAEQQREVDDCIAWSGTRPVTWLFDHVEVDARWCLVHATHMDWDERRRLAHSGAVAGICPTTEANLGDGVFEAAPYLAQHGAWGIGSDSHASVSVAEELRLFEYGQRLGLQRRNVLASDTHAQVADRLYLEAVAGGARASGRAISGLAMGQQADFVVLDGAHPALAGLDGAQALANHVFANHGHETLADVRTAGRSRVQHGAHPLQADAGRLFIAARASLMAD, translated from the coding sequence ATGAGCGCTACGCAACTTCTCGCACCTTATGCACTGCTGCCGTCCGGCTGGGCGCGCGATGTGCTACTCGCATGGGACGAACAGGGCCGCTTGACCACCGTGCAGCCCGACGCCACGCCTGCGGCCGGCTTGCCGCGCGCGGTCGGCCCGGTGCTGCCCGGCATGCCCAACCTGCATTCACACGCCTTCCAGCGCGGCTTTGCCGGCCTCACTGAGTACCGCAGCCGTCCGCAGGGCGACGACCCGGCCGGCGCCGACTCGTTCTGGAGCTGGCGCACGCTGATGTACCGCTTTGCGCAACGTCTGTCGCCAGATACGCTGGAGGCGATCGCCACGCAGCTCTATATCGAGATGCTGCGCGCCGGCTACACCAGCGTGTGCGAGTTCCACTACGTGCATCACGATGCCGACGGCAAGCCCTATGCCGACGCCTCCGAGATGTCGCTGCGCCTGCTGCGCGCGGCGCAGCGCACCGACATCGGCATGACGCTGCTGCCGGTGCTGTACCAGACCGCCGGCTTTGGCGGCAAGCCGCCGCTGGCGGAGCAGCGCCGTTTCCTGCACGACACCGACGCGATGCTGCGCCTGCTGGAACGGCTCGCGCCCGTATGCGCGCAGTCCGGCGCACGGCTCGGGCTGGCACCGCATTCGTTGCGTGCGGTGCCGGAAGGCAGCCTGGCGCACGCGCTGGCGGGCCTGAAGGCCATCGACCCGCAGGCGCCCATCCATATCCATATCGCCGAACAGCAGCGCGAAGTCGACGATTGCATCGCCTGGTCCGGCACGCGCCCGGTCACCTGGTTGTTCGACCATGTTGAAGTCGATGCGCGCTGGTGCCTGGTGCATGCCACCCATATGGATTGGGACGAACGACGGCGCCTCGCGCACAGCGGCGCGGTGGCCGGCATCTGCCCGACCACTGAGGCCAACCTTGGCGACGGCGTGTTCGAAGCCGCGCCTTACCTCGCGCAGCACGGCGCATGGGGTATCGGCTCGGACAGCCACGCCAGTGTCAGCGTGGCCGAGGAACTGCGCCTGTTCGAGTACGGCCAGCGGTTAGGTCTGCAGCGGCGCAACGTGCTGGCCTCCGACACACATGCGCAGGTGGCCGACCGTTTGTATCTGGAAGCCGTGGCCGGCGGCGCACGCGCCAGCGGCCGCGCCATAAGCGGACTGGCAATGGGACAGCAGGCGGATTTCGTCGTGCTGGACGGCGCGCATCCCGCGCTGGCCGGGCTCGACGGCGCGCAGGCGCTCGCCAACCACGTGTTCGCCAATCACGGTCATGAGACACTAGCGGATGTCCGCACCGCCGGCCGTAGCCGCGTGCAGCATGGCGCGCATCCGCTGCAGGCGGACGCGGGCCGGCTCTTCATCGCGGCCCGCGCCAGCCTGATGGCCGACTGA
- a CDS encoding imidazolonepropionase (catalyzing the hydrolysis of 4-imidazolone-5-propionate to N-formimidoyl-L-glutamate, the third step in the histidine degradation pathway~K01468: hutI, AMDHD1; imidazolonepropionase [EC:3.5.2.7]), whose amino-acid sequence MTLTSVSSAPSADGVWHNCHLLPDADPAQAIRDAALVVEQGRVAWLGVAAEMPDAYRGLPRHDANEAWITPGLVDCHTHLVYGGQRADEFAMRLAGAGYEEIARAGGGIVSTVRATRAADEDTLFAQAAARLQPLLAEGVTALEIKSGYGLSLEAERKQLRVARRLGEQFGVSVHTTFLGAHALPPEYAGRADDYIDLVCNTMLPALAEEGLVDAVDAFCESIGFSIAQTERVFDAATRHGLRVKLHAEQLSNLGAAALAARHRALSADHLEHLDEAGVAAMAEAGTVAVLLPGAYYFLRDTNLPPIALLRQYGVPMAISTDHNPGTSPVTSLLLMMNMACTLFRLTVPEALAGVTVHAARALGAADRHGKLEAGRVADFALWGIDSPAELAYWFGRNPVVTVVRQGRVYHAHGGASA is encoded by the coding sequence ATGACGCTGACCTCTGTATCGTCCGCCCCCAGTGCAGACGGCGTCTGGCACAACTGCCACCTGCTGCCGGATGCCGACCCCGCGCAGGCGATCCGCGATGCCGCGCTGGTTGTCGAGCAGGGACGTGTCGCGTGGCTCGGCGTTGCCGCCGAGATGCCGGACGCGTACCGCGGCTTGCCGCGCCATGATGCCAACGAGGCCTGGATCACCCCCGGCCTGGTCGACTGCCATACCCACCTGGTCTACGGCGGCCAGCGCGCCGATGAATTCGCGATGCGCCTTGCGGGCGCCGGCTACGAAGAAATTGCGCGCGCAGGCGGTGGCATCGTCTCCACCGTGCGCGCCACCCGCGCCGCCGACGAAGACACGCTGTTCGCACAGGCCGCCGCGCGCCTGCAGCCGCTGCTGGCCGAGGGCGTGACCGCGCTCGAGATCAAGTCGGGCTACGGCCTGAGCCTCGAAGCCGAGCGCAAGCAGCTGCGCGTGGCGCGGCGGCTGGGCGAGCAGTTCGGTGTCTCTGTCCACACCACCTTCCTCGGCGCGCATGCCTTGCCGCCCGAGTACGCGGGCCGTGCCGACGACTACATCGACCTGGTCTGCAACACCATGCTGCCGGCTCTGGCAGAGGAGGGGCTGGTCGACGCGGTCGATGCATTCTGCGAATCGATCGGCTTCTCGATCGCCCAGACCGAACGCGTCTTCGATGCCGCCACGCGCCACGGGCTGCGCGTCAAGCTGCATGCCGAGCAACTGAGCAACCTCGGCGCAGCCGCACTGGCCGCGCGCCATCGCGCCTTGTCCGCCGATCATCTCGAACATCTCGATGAAGCCGGCGTTGCGGCGATGGCGGAGGCCGGCACGGTCGCGGTGCTGCTGCCCGGCGCCTACTACTTCCTGCGCGACACCAACCTGCCGCCGATCGCGCTGCTGCGCCAGTACGGCGTGCCGATGGCGATCTCGACCGACCACAACCCGGGCACGTCGCCGGTGACGTCGCTGCTGCTGATGATGAATATGGCCTGCACGCTGTTCCGCCTGACCGTGCCCGAAGCACTGGCCGGCGTGACCGTGCACGCAGCGCGCGCGCTGGGCGCGGCCGACCGGCACGGCAAGCTTGAAGCGGGGCGTGTTGCCGACTTCGCGCTGTGGGGCATCGATTCGCCCGCTGAGCTGGCCTACTGGTTCGGCCGCAACCCGGTGGTGACGGTGGTGCGTCAGGGCCGCGTCTATCACGCGCACGGAGGCGCATCGGCATGA
- a CDS encoding hypothetical protein (K09975: K09975; hypothetical protein) has protein sequence MSTTLPQRFALDEIAPTRWKNGGGNTREIAVWPDGAGMDDFVWRLSVADIEADGPFSPFPGIDRQIVLLEGAGVTLAADDGSFSHRLAQPGEPFAFSGDTGLQAALLDGATRDFNVMTRRGRCRARVEAFRQGFAVSTGDHTVCLFAVSGAWQAQDASLSLQAGEGALYGAAGTASTQPFEPVGDEALCLCVTLETEPGQ, from the coding sequence ATGAGCACGACCCTGCCGCAGCGCTTTGCGCTGGATGAGATCGCCCCAACGCGCTGGAAGAACGGCGGCGGCAACACGCGCGAGATCGCGGTGTGGCCGGACGGCGCCGGCATGGACGACTTTGTGTGGCGGCTGAGCGTGGCCGATATCGAAGCGGATGGCCCGTTCTCGCCGTTCCCGGGCATCGACCGCCAGATCGTGCTGCTCGAAGGCGCGGGCGTGACGCTTGCCGCCGATGACGGCAGCTTCAGCCATCGGCTCGCGCAGCCGGGCGAGCCGTTTGCCTTTTCCGGCGACACCGGCCTGCAGGCAGCGCTGCTCGATGGCGCGACGCGCGACTTCAATGTGATGACGCGCCGTGGCAGGTGCCGTGCGCGTGTCGAAGCTTTCCGCCAGGGGTTTGCGGTCAGCACCGGCGACCATACCGTGTGCCTGTTTGCCGTCAGCGGCGCCTGGCAGGCGCAGGACGCCAGTCTGTCGCTGCAGGCAGGCGAAGGGGCGCTATATGGCGCCGCCGGGACTGCATCGACGCAACCGTTTGAACCTGTGGGTGATGAAGCGCTGTGCCTTTGCGTCACCCTTGAGACGGAGCCGGGCCAATGA
- a CDS encoding urocanate hydratase (catalyzes the formation of 4-imidazolone-5-propanoate from urocanate during histidine metabolism~K01712: hutU, UROC1; urocanate hydratase [EC:4.2.1.49]) codes for MNANENQFIQRGQREIRAPRGSQLHCKNWLIEAAYRMIQNNLDPDVAERPQDLVVYGGIGKAARNWECFDAILDSLRRLGEDESLLVQSGKPVGVFRTHVDAPRVLIANSNLVPHWANWDKFNELDRAGLMMYGQMTAGSWIYIGTQGIVQGTYETFVEAGRQHYNGDLSGKWILTAGLGGMGGAQPLAGVLAGACVLAIECQESRIDFRLRTRYVDKKATTLDEALAMIAEATQKKEAISVGLLGNAAEIVPELVKRAQAGGMRPDIVTDQTSAHDLVNGYLPEGWTVEQWEQARKQDPKSVEAAARPSIVKHVQAMLDFQKMGVPTVDYGNNIRQVAFDEGVKNAFDFPGFVPAYIRPLFCRGKGPFRWVALSGDPEDIYKTDAKMKELFPEDKHLHRWLDMAHDRIAFQGLPARICWVGLDERHRAGLAFNEMVKSGELKAPVVIGRDHLDCGSVASPNRETEAMRDGSDAVSDWPLLNALLNTAGGATWVSLHHGGGVGMGFSQHSGVVIVCDGTDAAAKRIERVLWNDPATGVMRHADAGYEVAIECAHEKGLNLPMVKGL; via the coding sequence ATGAACGCCAACGAAAACCAATTCATCCAGCGCGGCCAGCGCGAAATCCGTGCCCCGCGCGGCAGCCAGCTGCACTGCAAGAACTGGCTGATCGAAGCCGCCTACCGCATGATCCAGAACAACCTCGATCCCGACGTGGCCGAGCGCCCGCAGGACCTGGTGGTGTACGGCGGCATCGGCAAGGCCGCGCGCAACTGGGAATGCTTCGACGCGATCCTGGACAGCCTGCGCCGCCTGGGCGAGGACGAATCGCTGCTGGTGCAGTCGGGCAAGCCGGTCGGCGTGTTCCGCACGCATGTCGACGCGCCGCGCGTGCTGATCGCCAACTCCAACCTGGTGCCGCACTGGGCCAACTGGGACAAATTCAACGAACTGGACCGCGCCGGCCTGATGATGTACGGGCAGATGACCGCGGGCTCGTGGATCTACATCGGCACGCAGGGCATCGTGCAGGGCACCTATGAGACCTTTGTCGAGGCAGGCCGCCAGCACTACAACGGCGACCTGTCGGGCAAGTGGATCCTGACCGCGGGCCTGGGCGGCATGGGCGGTGCGCAGCCGCTGGCGGGTGTGCTCGCCGGCGCCTGCGTGCTGGCGATCGAATGCCAGGAGTCGCGTATCGACTTCCGCCTGCGCACGCGCTACGTCGACAAGAAGGCCACCACGCTCGACGAAGCGCTGGCGATGATTGCCGAAGCCACGCAGAAGAAGGAAGCGATCTCGGTCGGCCTGCTCGGCAACGCCGCCGAGATCGTCCCTGAACTGGTCAAGCGCGCGCAGGCCGGCGGCATGCGCCCGGATATCGTCACCGACCAGACCTCTGCGCATGACCTGGTCAATGGCTACCTGCCGGAAGGCTGGACCGTCGAGCAGTGGGAGCAAGCGCGCAAGCAGGATCCCAAGTCGGTGGAAGCCGCAGCGCGTCCGTCGATCGTCAAGCACGTGCAGGCCATGCTCGACTTCCAGAAGATGGGCGTGCCGACGGTCGACTACGGCAATAACATTCGCCAGGTCGCGTTCGACGAGGGCGTGAAGAATGCCTTCGATTTCCCGGGTTTCGTGCCGGCCTATATCCGCCCGCTGTTCTGCCGCGGCAAGGGCCCGTTCCGCTGGGTGGCGCTGTCGGGCGACCCGGAGGATATCTACAAGACCGACGCCAAGATGAAGGAGCTGTTCCCCGAGGACAAGCACCTGCACCGCTGGCTCGACATGGCGCATGACCGCATCGCCTTCCAGGGCCTGCCGGCGCGCATCTGCTGGGTGGGGCTGGACGAGCGCCACCGCGCCGGCCTGGCCTTCAACGAGATGGTGAAGTCCGGTGAGCTGAAGGCGCCGGTAGTGATCGGCCGCGACCACCTGGACTGCGGCTCGGTGGCTTCGCCCAACCGCGAGACCGAAGCGATGCGCGACGGCTCGGATGCGGTTTCCGACTGGCCGCTGCTGAACGCGCTGCTGAACACCGCTGGCGGTGCCACGTGGGTCAGCCTGCATCACGGTGGCGGCGTTGGCATGGGCTTCTCGCAGCATTCGGGCGTTGTGATCGTGTGCGACGGCACCGACGCCGCTGCCAAGCGCATCGAACGCGTGCTGTGGAACGATCCGGCCACCGGCGTGATGCGTCATGCGGACGCGGGCTATGAAGTGGCCATCGAATGCGCGCACGAGAAGGGCCTCAACCTGCCGATGGTGAAGGGCTTATGA
- a CDS encoding histidine ammonia-lyase (catalyzes the degradation of histidine to urocanate and ammmonia~K01745: hutH, HAL; histidine ammonia-lyase [EC:4.3.1.3]), translating to MSASQHDQASRPLLTLQPGHVTLADLRRIYRGEVRLEMAESAWAGVRAAQATVQDIIDADAVVYGINTGFGKLAQSRIPHDKLAQLQRNLVLSHSVGTGPDLAEDTVRLILATKAVSLARGHSGVRPELIEALLALVNHGVTPCIPAKGSVGASGDLAPLAHMSCTLIGVGDVLVDGKRVPAAEGLAHAGLKAFELGPKEGLALLNGTQVSTALALAGLFGAEDAFAAGLVAGALSLEAIKGSVKPFDARIHEARGQAGQIAVAGAVRAMLDGSEIVDSHKACGRVQDPYSIRCQPQVMGACLDNLQHAARILQIEANAASDNPLVFPEQGDVVSGGNFHAEPVAFAADIIALAIAEIGAISERRLALLLDTGLSGLPPFLVREGGLNSGFMIAQVTAAALASENKSLAHPSSVDSLPTSANQEDHVSMATYGARRLGEMAANTAVVVGIEAMAAAQGIEFHRPLKSSPLVETELARIRARVDFVEGDRYLAPDIEAMKQWVVQGDAGAGWPDAVRAILPTNLSECDRN from the coding sequence ATGAGCGCCAGCCAACACGACCAAGCTTCCCGCCCGCTGCTGACCCTGCAGCCGGGCCATGTCACCCTGGCCGACCTGCGCCGCATCTACCGTGGCGAAGTGCGCCTGGAGATGGCCGAATCCGCCTGGGCGGGCGTGCGCGCCGCGCAGGCCACGGTGCAGGACATCATCGACGCCGACGCCGTGGTCTACGGCATCAACACCGGCTTCGGCAAGCTGGCGCAGAGCCGCATCCCGCACGACAAGCTGGCCCAGCTGCAGCGCAACCTGGTGCTGTCGCACAGCGTCGGCACAGGCCCCGACCTGGCCGAGGACACCGTGCGCCTGATCCTGGCGACCAAGGCGGTCAGCCTGGCGCGCGGCCACTCGGGCGTGCGGCCGGAACTGATCGAGGCGCTGCTGGCGCTGGTGAACCACGGCGTGACGCCGTGCATCCCGGCCAAGGGCTCGGTGGGCGCCTCCGGCGACCTGGCTCCGCTGGCGCATATGTCGTGCACGCTGATCGGCGTGGGCGATGTGCTGGTCGACGGCAAGCGCGTGCCGGCTGCAGAGGGCCTGGCCCATGCCGGCCTGAAAGCATTTGAACTTGGCCCGAAGGAAGGCCTGGCATTGCTCAACGGCACCCAGGTGTCGACCGCACTGGCGCTGGCCGGCCTGTTCGGCGCCGAAGACGCGTTTGCCGCCGGGCTGGTGGCAGGTGCGCTGTCGCTGGAAGCGATCAAGGGCTCGGTCAAGCCGTTCGATGCCCGTATCCATGAAGCCCGCGGCCAGGCTGGCCAGATCGCCGTGGCCGGCGCCGTGCGCGCGATGCTCGACGGCAGCGAGATCGTCGATTCGCACAAGGCCTGCGGCCGCGTGCAGGACCCGTACTCGATCCGCTGCCAGCCGCAGGTGATGGGCGCGTGCCTGGACAACCTGCAGCACGCCGCGCGCATCCTGCAGATCGAGGCCAATGCCGCGTCGGACAACCCGCTGGTGTTCCCGGAGCAGGGCGATGTGGTCTCCGGCGGCAATTTCCACGCCGAGCCGGTGGCGTTTGCCGCCGACATCATCGCGCTGGCGATCGCCGAGATCGGCGCGATTTCCGAGCGCCGGCTGGCGCTGCTGCTCGATACCGGGCTGTCGGGCTTGCCGCCGTTCCTGGTGCGCGAGGGCGGGTTGAACTCGGGCTTCATGATCGCGCAGGTGACCGCAGCCGCGCTGGCTTCCGAGAACAAGTCGCTGGCGCATCCGTCCAGCGTCGACAGCCTGCCGACGTCGGCCAACCAGGAAGACCATGTGTCGATGGCTACCTACGGTGCGCGCCGGCTGGGCGAGATGGCGGCCAATACCGCGGTGGTGGTCGGCATCGAAGCGATGGCGGCCGCACAGGGCATCGAATTCCATCGTCCGCTGAAGTCGTCGCCGCTGGTGGAAACCGAACTGGCCCGCATCCGCGCGCGCGTGGACTTCGTGGAAGGCGACCGCTACCTGGCGCCGGATATCGAAGCGATGAAGCAATGGGTGGTGCAGGGCGATGCCGGTGCGGGCTGGCCCGACGCCGTGCGCGCGATCCTGCCGACCAACCTGTCGGAATGCGACCGCAACTGA